Part of the Clostridia bacterium genome, ACGATTTCGAGTGTGTCCGTTATGTCCTGTTGCGGTGGCAATTGGTTGATTTTTAAAAACCACGGGACTATTATAGCATAAATTCTTTATGAAAGCAAGGTTTTTTTGCGGTTTTGGCGAAAAAAGTTTGTCGACTGCGGAAATTGGATGGTTGACACTTAAAAAATTATATGCTATAATTATTTAGATATTTGTACAAAGAAAGCGGAGGAAAAATATATGCAAAGAACGCTTATATGTAATGTAAAAAATGAGATTGGCAATCAGGTGAAGGTACAGGGCTTTATCGATAATTTCAGAAACGGTAAGTCCATGGCTTTTATCGTGCTTAAAGATATCACCGGCAAGGTACAGATTACGGTGGAAAAAGAAAAGTGTGAGGCTTTTTTGGAAAAGGTGGAAAGCTTGACACCTGACTCTGTTATTACTGTAACAGGTACCGTTGTGGAAAACGAATATGTAAAGATGGGCGGTATGGAAATTCTGCCGGATGCTCTGGAAATCGAAAGCATCGCAGACGCGCTCCCCATTGCTAGAAAAGAAATTCCTGCAACCAAGAAAAAGCAGGCGGTAGAACGTTCTTCCATTGACCAGAGAATTGACTACAGATGGATTGACTTGCGTACCGATGAAAATCAGTTGATGTTTAAGGTGCAGACCGCTTTTGTTAACGCAATGCGCAAGTTTCTTTTGGATAAAGACTTTATCGAAATTCATACGCCAAAGCTGATTGGTGCGGCTTCCGAGAGTGGCTCGGATGTATTTGAAGTAAAATACTTCGATAGAAGTGCATACCTTGCCCAGAGCCCACAGTTCTATAAGCAAATGGCTATGGCAAGCGGATTTGAACGTATTTTTGAAGTTGGACCCGTATTCCGTGCGGAAAAATCCTTTACCAGCAAGCATACCACCGAATTTACCGGCTTTGACTTAGAGTTCAGCTACATTGAATCGTTCAGAGACGTTATGAAGATGGAAGAAGAGCTTTTGACCTTTGCGTTAAAAGAAGTAAGCGAGAAATACGGTGAAGCCATTAAAGAAGCATTCGGTATTGAACTGATTGTACCTAAGACTCCGTTCCCGGTGGTTACTTTAAAAGAGCTGTATGACGGATTAGAAAAGGATTTTGGCTTTACTGTACCCGAATCCGAAAAGGGTGACCTGACCACCGAAGCTGAAAAGTTAAGCTATGAATGGGTTAAGAAAAATTACGATCATGAATTCCTGTTTGTAACAGACTTTGATGCAGAAAAGAGAGCATTCTATCATATGCGTGACGAGCAGGGTGTACCCCAGGGCTATGACCTTATCTGGAGAGGTGTGGAAATCACCACCGGTGCACAGCGTGAACACCGTTATGAAATCTTAAAGAAGCAGGCAGAAGAAAAGGACTTGGCAGAAGACGTAAAATTCTACTTAGAATTCTTTAAATATGCTTGCCCGCCTCATGGTGGCTTTGGTATCGGTGTTGACCGTATCACCATGTTGCTGTTAGGTCTGCACATTAAAGATGCGATGTTCTTATTCCGCGGTCCCAACAGATTAAATCCGTAAAGTATTCTAAATCCCGCCATCCGGCGGGATTTTTCATATCTGAAATGATATGGAGTAATCTCAAAAATATATTTGCCAAAGGTCGGGAAAAATGATATAATAACCAAAAGGAGATGATGATATGCAACAGGATTTTTTTAAAGGGACTGTAGCGGAGCGAATCAGCATGATGATAAAAAGTCCGCTGTTTTTGTGGGCAAACATTTTTGTATGCATGTTTTCGCTGTTTTTGTTGCTGGATTTTCCGGTGATTCTGCTCACAGTTATCGGGCTCTGGCGGTTGTTTGCGGCACGCAAAGATGAATTTGCCACCGAGAAGATGCGAAGTGCTATACAGCTTATACGCACAAGCATGGTGGTAAACTTTATTGCGATGCTGGTGCAGATTGTTTTCTGGGGGCTTGGGGATGTACCGCAAGGGGATAAGCAGTCGCTTTTGCCGTACATCGTGCCCTACTTAAAAATGTTCTGGCCGATTCTTCTGGTGTTTGCGACGGGATTTGTTGCGTGCCTTCGCTGTTGTGAAGTGTTGCGTGAGCCGTATAACAAAAATCGGGTATTTCAGCTTGCAACCGGCTCGCTTTTGCTCTTGTTTTTAGGGTATCTTGCATACATAGGCTGTTTACTCTTACCGAAACAGAATACCGTCGGCATGGTTGTGCTTTTGGTGTTTGGAGGATTGATTGCACTCTCAAGCTTACTTTATGGTATATGGCTTTTAAAATATTCAGCAACAGAAAACTGACTGAAAGGTCAGTTTTTGTTGTTTTGTTTATTTTTTTCAACAAAAAGTAAAAATAATTTAATTTAAATTGCGTAAAGTGCTGGAAATTTTCGACAAATTGTGCTATAATGTATATTGACGGATTTTGGGATTTCAGTATAAGGGGCACAAAAAATACATATTATTTTTGTGACCATTAAAAGGAGAGAAAAGGTATGTCGGAATATCGTGCAGGCATTGATATCGGCTCGACCACAGTAAAACTGGTCATCATTGACGATTCGGGAGAAATGTTATACAGCGCGTATCGACGTCACTTTGCGCACATTCAGGAGACACTTTCGGAATTGCTGAAGGACGCTAAGGCGCTTTTGGGTACATGTAGCTTGCGTATCAAAATTACCGGCTCAGGCTCGATTAATCTGGGCAAGGCGTTATACATTCCGTTTGTGCAGGAGGTTGTGGCAGTTGCAAACGCTTTGCAGGCAGTAGCACCGCAAACAGACGTAGCGGTAGAGCTTGGCGGTGAGGATGCGAAAATCATTTATTTCACCGGTGGTCTGGAAGAGCGGATGAATGGTGTTTGTGCCGGTGGCACAGGCTCTTTTATCGACCAGATGGCAGCACTTTTGCAGACTGATGCGACGGGACTGAATGAGGCGGCGGAAAGTTATAAGCAGATTTATCCCATTGCGGCACGTTGCGGTGTGTTTGCAAAAACCGATATTCAACCGCTGATTAACGAGGGCGCGGCTAAATCAGATTTGGCGGCATCTATTTTTCAGGCGGTGGTGAATCAGACAATTTCAGGGCTTGCTT contains:
- the aspS gene encoding aspartate--tRNA(Asn) ligase, with the translated sequence MQRTLICNVKNEIGNQVKVQGFIDNFRNGKSMAFIVLKDITGKVQITVEKEKCEAFLEKVESLTPDSVITVTGTVVENEYVKMGGMEILPDALEIESIADALPIARKEIPATKKKQAVERSSIDQRIDYRWIDLRTDENQLMFKVQTAFVNAMRKFLLDKDFIEIHTPKLIGAASESGSDVFEVKYFDRSAYLAQSPQFYKQMAMASGFERIFEVGPVFRAEKSFTSKHTTEFTGFDLEFSYIESFRDVMKMEEELLTFALKEVSEKYGEAIKEAFGIELIVPKTPFPVVTLKELYDGLEKDFGFTVPESEKGDLTTEAEKLSYEWVKKNYDHEFLFVTDFDAEKRAFYHMRDEQGVPQGYDLIWRGVEITTGAQREHRYEILKKQAEEKDLAEDVKFYLEFFKYACPPHGGFGIGVDRITMLLLGLHIKDAMFLFRGPNRLNP